One stretch of Acidicapsa acidisoli DNA includes these proteins:
- a CDS encoding alpha,alpha-trehalose-phosphate synthase (UDP-forming): protein MHFFRIRLVAALLVGITLISVGSTYFDVLAHKHMLRSDLARRMQWLGAGLQPQVEQQMALDHPEVLPQFLTRLRQYPDQPGLAVYDTNGTILAETGNVLALRNLPVNFLKRPIIEGKEATAFVRVPDTQATGSEANSTGRTPAQPGAAARLWYEDAIPLHNGQRTVGALVMVADAEYIRRDGVDVWRRSFFNIAAMVVLVAVVTLLMVRWFLLQPVTRAAEWLRRLRQGKAEVSDGAKEFGFLIPLANEVTSLAEHLTRARAAAETEAQLRDAGEHVWTAHRLAVHVRERLGNGKLFAVSNREPYIHVRQGSAIECVVPPSGLVTALEPVLQACDGTWIAHGSGNEDAAFVDAYDRLRVPPDDPRYTLRRVWLSPEEEAGYYEGFANEGIWPLCHIAHTRPIFRTNDWDYYQRVNAKFAEVLIEEMRETEHPIVFIQDYHFALLPRLVKMARPDARVAIFWHIPWPNAEAFGICPWQAELLDGLLGADVIGFHIQSHCNNFLDTVDRVLEARTDREHFSIRRHGHVSLVRPFPISVAWDEHSIDTPNSVEERFNGTVRPSSETSAEQEQSKNIDNTATELHRELGIEGKQLIVGVDRMDYTKGIVERLLAFEHLLEEHPWYIEKVVFAQIAAPSRTHIPSYAALRVQVQETVERINRRFEKSGWSPVILIERQCSHEEVSRYYRAAGICLVTSLHDGMNLVAKEYLAARRDSDGVLILSRFTGAAQELRDALLVNPYDIRQVAEAIRTGLEMSPGERRLRMERMRLQVKEHNVYRWASNVLTDVCAVRIEDEVLAHGSRT, encoded by the coding sequence ATGCACTTCTTTCGTATCCGCCTTGTCGCTGCGCTTCTGGTGGGCATTACCCTCATTTCGGTTGGGTCTACTTATTTTGATGTTCTGGCGCACAAACATATGTTGCGGAGCGATCTGGCGCGGCGCATGCAGTGGCTGGGGGCCGGCTTGCAACCGCAGGTTGAACAGCAGATGGCCCTCGATCATCCTGAGGTACTGCCACAATTCCTCACACGCCTGCGCCAATATCCCGATCAACCAGGCTTGGCGGTCTACGACACAAACGGAACGATACTCGCAGAAACGGGTAATGTCCTCGCATTAAGGAACCTCCCGGTAAATTTCCTGAAACGCCCAATCATCGAAGGCAAAGAAGCCACAGCCTTCGTAAGGGTTCCGGACACTCAAGCGACAGGTAGCGAAGCAAATAGCACTGGTCGAACTCCTGCGCAGCCCGGTGCGGCGGCAAGGCTTTGGTACGAGGACGCTATCCCGCTGCACAACGGACAGCGGACCGTAGGGGCATTGGTCATGGTGGCCGATGCCGAATACATTCGCAGGGATGGTGTCGACGTCTGGCGTCGCAGCTTTTTCAATATCGCCGCGATGGTTGTTCTGGTTGCAGTCGTCACGTTGCTGATGGTGCGCTGGTTTCTCCTCCAGCCTGTAACCCGAGCCGCGGAGTGGCTGCGTCGTCTGCGACAAGGGAAAGCTGAGGTGAGCGACGGCGCGAAGGAGTTTGGATTCCTCATTCCGTTGGCCAATGAGGTAACTTCGCTTGCCGAACACCTCACACGCGCGCGTGCAGCGGCGGAAACCGAGGCACAGCTGCGAGACGCCGGGGAACACGTCTGGACCGCGCATCGGCTTGCGGTACATGTTCGTGAGCGCCTGGGTAATGGCAAGCTCTTCGCTGTATCCAACCGTGAGCCTTATATTCATGTTCGACAGGGATCAGCAATTGAATGCGTTGTGCCGCCCAGCGGTCTTGTCACTGCTCTGGAGCCAGTTCTCCAGGCCTGCGACGGCACCTGGATCGCACACGGTAGTGGCAATGAAGACGCCGCTTTCGTGGATGCATATGACCGGTTGCGCGTCCCTCCTGACGACCCGCGCTATACTCTGCGCCGGGTCTGGCTTAGCCCTGAAGAAGAAGCAGGCTATTACGAGGGCTTTGCAAACGAAGGAATATGGCCGCTCTGCCATATCGCGCATACACGCCCGATCTTTCGCACAAATGACTGGGACTACTATCAGCGCGTCAATGCAAAATTTGCGGAAGTGCTGATTGAAGAAATGCGCGAGACCGAGCATCCCATCGTCTTCATTCAGGACTACCACTTTGCGTTGCTGCCAAGGTTGGTGAAGATGGCGCGGCCAGATGCCAGAGTGGCCATCTTCTGGCATATACCATGGCCCAATGCCGAGGCATTTGGGATATGTCCGTGGCAGGCCGAGTTACTGGATGGTTTGTTGGGGGCGGATGTGATCGGCTTTCACATCCAGTCGCACTGCAACAACTTCCTCGACACCGTAGACCGTGTGCTGGAAGCCAGAACCGATCGTGAACATTTCAGCATTCGGCGGCATGGCCACGTTTCTCTGGTTCGCCCCTTCCCCATCAGCGTTGCCTGGGATGAACACTCCATCGACACTCCTAACTCGGTCGAAGAACGATTCAACGGCACCGTTCGGCCTTCCTCTGAGACAAGCGCAGAACAGGAACAAAGCAAAAACATCGACAACACGGCCACCGAGTTGCATCGAGAACTCGGCATCGAAGGTAAACAACTCATAGTAGGCGTGGATCGAATGGACTACACCAAGGGCATCGTCGAGCGGCTGCTTGCGTTTGAGCATCTGCTCGAGGAACATCCGTGGTATATCGAGAAAGTTGTATTCGCACAGATCGCCGCTCCAAGCCGCACGCACATTCCGAGCTACGCCGCCTTGCGCGTTCAAGTGCAGGAAACGGTGGAGCGTATCAATCGACGGTTTGAAAAATCGGGCTGGAGCCCGGTGATCCTGATTGAACGGCAATGCAGTCATGAGGAAGTGTCGCGGTACTACCGCGCCGCCGGCATATGTCTCGTAACATCGCTTCACGACGGCATGAACCTCGTTGCAAAGGAGTATCTAGCCGCCCGCAGAGACAGCGACGGCGTGCTCATCCTGAGTCGATTTACGGGGGCAGCGCAGGAATTGAGAGATGCGCTGTTGGTAAATCCCTATGATATTCGGCAAGTCGCTGAAGCAATCCGGACTGGCCTTGAAATGAGTCCGGGAGAGCGCCGACTGCGCATGGAGCGCATGAGGCTTCAGGTGAAAGAACACAATGTTTACCGATGGGCGTCGAATGTTCTTACCGATGTGTGCGCCGTGCGCATCGAAGATGAGGTCCTCGCGCATGGTTCGCGAACGTAG
- the otsB gene encoding trehalose-phosphatase, with protein sequence MASRLELPAIQIDSGMDRSLNRLAPFFQSLATANQSALLLDFDGTLAPMRVDPSKVRPWAGVVRLLQEIQESGRTRLSIITGRSANEVVLQLGMRDAPEIWGLHGAERLSVDGSWVREELPASDQSLLEAARLRVRIALPDARVEEKRNGVVVHWRGKPVRFIQSIQSRALNALLPFTNTNGVRLLQFDGGIELRIGCDKGDAVRMILAEIPSTAPVAYLGDDVTDEDAFQALNGRGLTVLVRRNWRPSVAQAWLRPPAELREFLTAWLRAAKSVYNS encoded by the coding sequence ATGGCAAGCAGGCTGGAACTCCCTGCAATTCAGATCGACTCGGGAATGGATCGATCCTTAAACCGTCTCGCGCCGTTCTTCCAATCGCTGGCCACAGCAAACCAGTCGGCATTATTGCTGGACTTTGATGGAACCCTTGCACCCATGCGGGTCGATCCATCGAAGGTACGCCCATGGGCAGGGGTCGTTCGCCTGCTCCAGGAGATTCAGGAATCGGGACGCACTCGGCTTTCCATCATCACTGGCAGGTCGGCGAATGAGGTCGTACTGCAGTTAGGAATGCGCGATGCACCCGAAATATGGGGACTGCACGGTGCCGAGAGGCTCAGTGTTGATGGCAGCTGGGTGCGGGAAGAGCTTCCAGCCAGCGATCAGTCTTTGCTTGAAGCCGCGAGATTGCGGGTACGCATAGCACTTCCAGATGCGCGAGTCGAGGAAAAGCGGAATGGCGTTGTCGTACACTGGCGCGGCAAGCCAGTTCGCTTCATACAGTCAATACAAAGCCGCGCTTTGAACGCCCTCCTCCCATTTACAAATACGAACGGCGTGAGGCTCTTGCAATTTGACGGAGGTATTGAGCTGCGAATCGGGTGCGACAAGGGCGACGCGGTCCGCATGATCCTGGCTGAGATTCCTTCAACTGCGCCGGTCGCTTATCTCGGTGACGACGTAACCGACGAGGATGCCTTTCAGGCTCTGAATGGCAGAGGGTTGACGGTCCTTGTTCGGCGCAATTGGCGCCCGAGCGTCGCGCAGGCATGGCTCCGTCCCCCTGCGGAGTTGCGCGAATTCCTGACAGCCTGGCTGCGCGCCGCGAAATCTGTTTACAACTCATAG
- a CDS encoding cupin domain-containing protein, giving the protein MQTAKRKWIVATCLCAILMLGVAHAQQVDHYTPGSLLEQAKPLQEKAETSTGSASETLQKYGVDFTMLSFRSKDGLPELHEKFADIFVVVDGSATLLSGGELANPTTIGPGEMHGTAILHATTTALAKGDIVHIPANTPHQLIIPKDSTFTYFVVKVKEKD; this is encoded by the coding sequence ATGCAAACCGCGAAGCGGAAATGGATTGTGGCCACATGCCTGTGCGCCATTCTGATGTTGGGCGTTGCCCACGCGCAACAAGTCGATCATTACACTCCCGGCTCGCTGCTGGAGCAGGCGAAACCATTGCAAGAGAAAGCCGAAACCTCGACAGGATCGGCCAGCGAGACGCTGCAAAAGTATGGCGTCGATTTCACCATGCTGAGCTTTCGCAGCAAGGACGGGCTTCCGGAACTTCATGAGAAATTCGCGGATATCTTCGTCGTCGTTGACGGCAGCGCGACACTGCTCTCCGGAGGCGAACTCGCTAATCCCACAACGATCGGCCCCGGCGAGATGCATGGAACGGCCATTCTCCACGCCACAACGACCGCGCTTGCCAAAGGAGATATTGTTCATATTCCAGCGAACACACCGCATCAGTTGATTATTCCGAAAGACAGTACTTTTACTTACTTTGTCGTGAAAGTAAAAGAGAAGGATTAG
- a CDS encoding MFS transporter yields the protein MKSTLNSTAAETSQDSFRADTASAKRWLYILPSVFVTYSLAYLDRANYGFGAAAGLAKTLNISGSRSALLGSLFFLGYFLFQIPGAAFARRKSARILVFFALVSWGVLASLTGVIRNFWLLAADRLVLGVAESFILPAMLILLTNWFTRAERSRTNTLLILGNPVTVVWMSIATGYLIRAFGWQMTFVLEGIPSILWGVVWLVVIRDHPHQAPWMPHESCRALNDQLEREQWLLPKVADMTSALRHPSVILLSIQYFFWSVGVYGFVLWLPTVIQKGAAKGIAITGLLSGVPYVFAVFLMLLVGYFSDRSFRRKRFIWPFLTISGIALFGSYLVAGQSFWWSYVFLIVAGSTMYAPYGPFFAIVPEILPKNVAGEVTALVNSCGALGGFAGTWFVGLLEARTGNSRAGFLLMSISLVLSGILIFCLHTVSSNTLSTLPLNLREE from the coding sequence ATGAAGAGCACCCTCAATTCGACCGCGGCAGAAACTTCGCAAGACTCTTTCCGCGCAGACACAGCGTCGGCGAAACGATGGCTCTACATCCTGCCGTCTGTCTTTGTGACCTATAGCCTCGCATATCTCGATCGGGCAAATTACGGATTCGGTGCGGCGGCGGGACTGGCAAAGACCCTGAACATCAGCGGATCGCGTTCCGCATTGCTGGGTTCGCTCTTCTTTCTTGGATACTTTCTCTTTCAGATTCCCGGTGCGGCGTTTGCCCGTCGAAAGAGTGCACGCATCCTCGTGTTTTTCGCCCTCGTCAGTTGGGGAGTTCTTGCTTCGTTGACAGGAGTGATCAGAAACTTCTGGTTGCTTGCCGCAGACCGACTTGTTCTGGGAGTTGCGGAAAGCTTCATACTCCCGGCGATGTTGATCCTGCTCACCAACTGGTTTACGCGGGCCGAACGCTCGCGCACCAACACGCTTCTCATTCTCGGTAACCCCGTTACGGTCGTCTGGATGTCAATTGCAACCGGGTACCTCATCCGAGCCTTCGGATGGCAGATGACCTTTGTTCTGGAGGGCATACCATCCATCCTCTGGGGCGTCGTCTGGCTCGTAGTAATTCGCGACCATCCACATCAAGCGCCGTGGATGCCACACGAAAGCTGCCGCGCCCTGAACGACCAGTTGGAGCGCGAGCAATGGTTACTGCCCAAGGTCGCGGACATGACCTCGGCGCTCCGCCATCCCAGCGTGATTCTCCTGTCAATCCAGTATTTCTTCTGGAGCGTCGGCGTCTACGGCTTCGTCCTCTGGCTTCCGACCGTCATCCAAAAGGGCGCGGCCAAAGGCATCGCGATCACCGGCCTGCTCAGCGGAGTGCCGTACGTCTTCGCCGTCTTCCTGATGCTGCTCGTTGGCTACTTCTCCGACAGAAGCTTCCGGCGGAAGCGATTCATCTGGCCTTTCTTAACCATCTCCGGCATCGCTCTTTTCGGCTCGTACCTGGTTGCTGGCCAAAGCTTCTGGTGGTCCTATGTTTTTTTGATCGTGGCTGGAAGCACGATGTATGCACCGTACGGTCCATTCTTTGCCATTGTTCCGGAGATACTACCCAAGAACGTAGCCGGGGAAGTTACGGCTCTCGTCAATAGTTGCGGCGCGCTCGGCGGATTCGCCGGAACCTGGTTCGTAGGATTGCTCGAAGCCCGCACCGGCAATTCGCGCGCTGGATTTCTTCTGATGTCCATATCGCTCGTGCTCTCGGGCATCCTCATCTTCTGCCTGCATACTGTTTCGAGCAACACGCTCTCAACTCTTCCCCTGAATCTACGGGAGGAATGA
- a CDS encoding YjhG/YagF family D-xylonate dehydratase encodes MTCDFSQLEANYGCHLRLHFGMRIASIQPITITSVLESEDLHLSAVATHAPGPTGQLPITPEMLLAQPSGNLFGLSMNVGMGWDPARVLGPEVLILSTHGGVRAPDGTPIALGFHTGHWEVGLLVAEAARELTALQGVPFAGACTDPCDGRTQGTTGMLDSLPYRNDAAIVLRRLMRSLPTRAGVLGVATCDKGLPAMMMALASAGRIPTVLIPGGVTLLPENGEDAGKVQTIGARYAQQQITLEYAAEMGCRACATPGGGCQFLGTAATSQVVAEALGLALPHSALAPSGQPIWLDAARRSARAVLRLRQLELGTADILSQAAIENAMVVHAAFGGSTNLLLHLPAIAHAARLKRPVAADWAHINRQVPRLVDALPNGPRNYATVQVFLAGGAPEVMLHLRRAGLLNTSVTTVTGESLNQSLDWWEQSSRRRALRKNLIDLDGIDPDDVVMSPDRARSRGLTSTVCFPIGNLAPEGSVIKSTSIDPTLIDERGQYRHVGPAKIFVTEAAAIQAIKTGRIVTGDVLVLICSGPAGAGMQEIYQITAALKTLPFGKHVAVLTDARFSGVSTGACIGHISPEALAGGQIGKLQDGDQIEIVIDRTNLTGAVNFVGTSTQRMGAEQGNRVLLEREPRKDLQPHPDLPDDTRLWAALVQASGGIWGGCVYDADAIISLLNRGRQPEESLSINTGSMHL; translated from the coding sequence ATGACATGCGACTTTTCGCAGTTGGAGGCCAACTATGGCTGCCACCTTCGACTACACTTTGGGATGAGGATCGCTTCCATTCAGCCGATAACCATTACATCCGTTCTTGAATCGGAAGACCTGCATTTGAGCGCTGTGGCGACTCACGCTCCAGGCCCCACCGGTCAACTGCCTATCACTCCCGAGATGCTGTTGGCACAGCCGTCCGGGAATCTCTTTGGTCTGAGCATGAATGTCGGCATGGGTTGGGATCCGGCACGCGTATTGGGTCCGGAGGTGCTGATCCTGAGCACACACGGAGGCGTTCGCGCCCCGGACGGAACCCCAATCGCTTTGGGTTTCCATACCGGCCACTGGGAAGTAGGCCTGCTCGTAGCCGAGGCGGCGCGTGAACTCACCGCGCTGCAAGGCGTCCCATTCGCCGGCGCATGCACTGACCCCTGCGATGGTCGAACCCAGGGCACGACCGGCATGCTTGATTCTCTGCCCTACCGCAACGACGCGGCAATCGTACTTCGCAGACTGATGCGCTCGTTGCCAACCAGAGCAGGCGTGCTCGGCGTTGCCACCTGCGATAAAGGCCTGCCGGCGATGATGATGGCTCTGGCTTCCGCAGGCAGGATTCCGACAGTGCTCATCCCCGGCGGCGTAACGCTGCTTCCCGAAAACGGCGAGGACGCGGGCAAGGTTCAGACCATAGGCGCCCGTTACGCGCAGCAGCAGATCACGCTCGAATACGCCGCAGAGATGGGATGCCGCGCATGCGCCACGCCCGGCGGCGGATGCCAGTTCCTCGGCACTGCCGCAACATCCCAGGTCGTTGCCGAAGCTCTTGGCCTCGCGCTGCCGCACAGCGCCCTTGCGCCCTCTGGCCAGCCTATCTGGCTGGACGCGGCGCGACGCTCGGCCCGGGCCGTTCTGCGGCTGCGCCAGCTTGAATTAGGAACCGCCGATATCTTGTCCCAGGCCGCAATAGAGAACGCCATGGTAGTCCACGCCGCGTTTGGGGGCTCTACCAATCTTCTGCTGCATCTTCCCGCCATCGCCCACGCGGCCCGGCTGAAGCGTCCTGTTGCCGCGGACTGGGCTCACATCAATCGTCAGGTGCCGCGCCTCGTCGATGCGCTGCCCAACGGTCCACGCAACTATGCAACCGTGCAGGTATTCCTGGCAGGCGGCGCGCCTGAGGTCATGCTGCATTTGCGCCGCGCCGGATTGCTGAATACCAGCGTCACCACCGTCACCGGCGAATCGCTCAACCAGAGTCTCGATTGGTGGGAACAAAGCTCGCGAAGGCGAGCGCTGAGGAAGAATCTGATCGATCTGGACGGCATCGATCCCGATGACGTCGTGATGAGCCCGGATCGCGCACGTTCGCGCGGGTTGACCTCGACCGTCTGTTTTCCGATAGGCAATCTCGCGCCTGAAGGGTCGGTGATCAAGAGCACCTCGATCGATCCAACCCTGATCGACGAGAGAGGCCAGTATCGGCACGTCGGCCCAGCAAAGATATTCGTCACCGAGGCAGCGGCTATTCAAGCTATCAAGACCGGCAGAATCGTAACGGGCGACGTGTTGGTGCTTATCTGCAGCGGACCCGCCGGAGCAGGGATGCAGGAAATTTATCAGATTACGGCTGCACTGAAAACCTTGCCATTCGGCAAGCATGTCGCGGTCCTGACCGATGCCCGTTTCAGCGGCGTCTCAACCGGCGCATGTATCGGACACATCTCTCCCGAAGCGCTCGCAGGCGGCCAAATCGGCAAGCTTCAGGACGGCGATCAAATCGAAATCGTCATCGACAGAACAAATCTAACCGGCGCCGTCAACTTCGTCGGAACATCGACGCAAAGGATGGGAGCAGAACAGGGCAACCGGGTTCTGCTTGAACGGGAACCTCGCAAGGACCTGCAACCACACCCCGATCTGCCCGACGACACCCGGCTCTGGGCAGCGCTCGTGCAAGCGAGTGGTGGCATCTGGGGCGGCTGTGTCTACGACGCAGATGCAATTATTTCGCTCCTTAATCGCGGACGCCAGCCCGAAGAATCACTCTCAATCAACACAGGCAGCATGCACCTCTGA
- a CDS encoding fumarylacetoacetate hydrolase family protein, with protein MILYRTQSGLIVEKDNQFYRIGEHSLNALLARQDLEGYLASITSIGTPQEPIDSSLLEAPIEHQEVWASGVTYYRSRSARIEESKDAGGGDFYDRVYSAERPELFFKAVAHKVAGPDSEVRIRSDAKWSVPEPELTLVINPRGQIVGYTIGNDMSSRDIEGANPLYLPQAKVYDRSCALGPGILIRKEPMPPSTEIAMEIIRSGAQQFSAAISLSEMKRDPQTLVDYLYRDQSFPLGCFLLTGTGIIPPDSFTLQSGDEIRISITGIGTLVNHVE; from the coding sequence TTGATCCTGTATCGTACCCAAAGCGGCCTCATCGTAGAAAAGGACAATCAGTTCTACCGCATCGGCGAACATTCGTTGAACGCGCTCCTTGCGCGCCAAGATTTGGAAGGCTATCTTGCTTCCATCACCAGCATCGGAACTCCGCAGGAACCAATCGACTCATCGCTGCTCGAAGCGCCGATTGAGCATCAGGAAGTTTGGGCCTCCGGTGTCACCTATTACCGCAGCCGCAGCGCCCGCATTGAAGAGTCCAAGGACGCCGGAGGCGGCGACTTCTATGACCGCGTTTATTCCGCCGAGCGCCCTGAGCTTTTCTTCAAGGCTGTGGCCCACAAAGTGGCAGGCCCTGACTCAGAGGTGCGAATCCGCAGCGATGCGAAGTGGTCCGTTCCCGAACCCGAGCTGACTCTGGTCATCAATCCCCGTGGACAGATCGTCGGATATACGATTGGCAATGACATGAGTTCACGCGATATCGAAGGAGCCAATCCCCTCTATCTGCCGCAGGCCAAGGTGTACGACCGCAGCTGCGCACTCGGTCCCGGAATCCTGATTCGCAAAGAGCCGATGCCTCCGTCCACAGAGATTGCGATGGAAATCATCCGCTCCGGCGCTCAACAATTCTCTGCGGCAATCAGTCTCAGCGAGATGAAGCGCGACCCGCAGACTCTCGTCGACTACCTCTATCGCGATCAGAGTTTTCCCCTCGGATGCTTCCTGTTGACCGGCACCGGCATCATTCCTCCTGACTCCTTCACCCTGCAGAGCGGCGATGAAATTCGCATCTCGATTACCGGCATCGGCACGCTGGTCAACCACGTCGAATAA
- a CDS encoding aldehyde dehydrogenase (NADP(+)), whose product METALILIDGKWQKASGEATFHASNPATGETLPTPFPISEWRDCDLALSAAALAADEMRRLEPEQIAAFLDTYASNLEAASQVIVTAANEETGLAVSPRLKDNELPRTVLQLRLAASEVREESWKRPTLDLERNIRSCFGPIGPVVVFGPNNFPLAFNGISGGDFVSAIAAGNPVIAKAHPLHPNTSRLLAEEARKAVAETRMPSGTVQMIYHISNENGLRLVSDPRVGAIAFTGSRAAGLNLKRAADSAGKPIYLEMSSINPVIFLPGALAEEEDRLTRDLADSCLAAAGQQCTSPNLFFLWQGPKAESLLTNLANIFDQRNPQPLFSLAGQHHLQSGVTSLIDAGAQLVTGGHPVEGPGYRYAHTVLRVTSRQFLNKPDELEREVFGNATMAVTLDDTEELITILELLEGNLTGSIYSAKSGVDDDLYKRIEPLLRHKVGRLLNDKMPTGVAVSPAMQHGGPFPATSHPGFTAVGIPGSITRFAMLQCYDGVREDRLPSVLRNTLQNPNTWRSINGAWIRG is encoded by the coding sequence ATGGAAACCGCTCTGATATTGATTGACGGCAAATGGCAAAAAGCATCCGGGGAAGCTACCTTTCATGCGTCCAATCCCGCAACCGGGGAAACTCTGCCAACGCCTTTCCCGATCAGCGAATGGCGCGACTGCGACCTTGCGCTTTCCGCCGCAGCCTTGGCTGCCGATGAAATGCGCAGGCTCGAGCCGGAACAGATCGCCGCATTCCTGGATACCTACGCTTCCAATCTCGAAGCGGCTTCGCAGGTCATCGTGACGGCAGCCAACGAAGAGACGGGGCTGGCCGTTTCTCCGCGCCTCAAGGACAATGAACTGCCGCGGACCGTGCTGCAACTGCGTCTGGCGGCGTCCGAGGTGCGGGAAGAATCGTGGAAGCGGCCAACGCTCGATCTGGAGCGCAATATTCGCTCGTGCTTTGGCCCCATCGGACCGGTCGTCGTCTTCGGTCCCAACAACTTTCCGCTGGCTTTCAACGGCATCAGCGGCGGGGATTTTGTCTCCGCGATCGCAGCCGGCAATCCCGTGATCGCCAAAGCGCATCCTCTGCATCCCAACACCTCGCGCCTGCTCGCGGAAGAGGCGCGCAAGGCGGTAGCTGAAACACGAATGCCCAGCGGCACGGTGCAGATGATCTATCACATCAGCAACGAAAACGGTCTCCGACTCGTAAGCGATCCCCGCGTTGGCGCAATCGCTTTCACGGGAAGCCGCGCCGCTGGCCTGAATCTCAAGCGAGCCGCAGACAGCGCTGGGAAGCCAATCTATCTGGAAATGTCCAGCATCAATCCCGTCATCTTTCTTCCCGGCGCCCTGGCCGAAGAGGAGGATCGCCTGACGCGCGACCTGGCCGATAGCTGTCTTGCGGCAGCGGGCCAGCAATGCACCAGCCCCAACCTGTTTTTCCTCTGGCAAGGTCCCAAAGCAGAGAGCCTTCTGACGAATCTCGCCAACATCTTTGACCAGCGCAATCCGCAACCTCTGTTCTCGCTCGCAGGGCAACACCATCTGCAATCCGGAGTAACATCTCTCATCGACGCTGGAGCTCAGTTGGTTACAGGTGGGCATCCCGTCGAGGGGCCGGGCTACCGCTACGCTCACACCGTTCTTCGCGTCACAAGCAGGCAGTTCCTCAACAAGCCCGACGAGTTGGAACGCGAAGTCTTCGGCAACGCAACCATGGCCGTCACGCTGGATGATACGGAAGAACTCATTACCATCCTGGAACTGCTCGAAGGCAATCTCACTGGATCAATTTACTCCGCGAAATCGGGGGTCGACGATGATCTATATAAGAGAATTGAACCCCTGCTACGGCACAAAGTCGGCCGTCTGTTGAATGACAAGATGCCTACCGGCGTTGCCGTAAGCCCCGCAATGCAGCATGGCGGTCCCTTCCCTGCAACATCGCATCCTGGATTCACTGCTGTCGGCATTCCTGGTTCCATCACACGGTTTGCCATGCTGCAGTGTTACGATGGCGTGCGGGAAGATCGCCTTCCTTCCGTTCTGCGCAACACGCTTCAGAATCCCAATACCTGGCGCTCAATCAACGGCGCATGGATCAGAGGATAG